A region of the Emys orbicularis isolate rEmyOrb1 chromosome 6, rEmyOrb1.hap1, whole genome shotgun sequence genome:
TCTTTGCCATTTTCAGCTTCTGAGAGTGCCGACTTGGACCCCTTCCTGGCAGTCCCAACAGAGTcaaagctttcatgggctagctgccccttTCCACACCCCAACACCAGAGTAAGGCATGAGGCATCTTACAGAGCGGGGTGGAATAGGGACAGAGCTGGCACTTTTCTTGAGCTGTCCCTGCTTTGGAGATCAAGAACTTCCCTCTCTCTGGCTTCTTCTAATCCTTGCCACACTTTTCACCAGCTCAGAATTCCGTGTCAGCGGCTGCATGGTAGCCAGGAAAAGAACATTACTAACTTTGTTTTCCCCTTTGTATTCCTGATACAGAGAAGCAGAGGGAGTTAGCTCGAAAGGGGTCCCTGAAGAACGGCAACATGGGAAGCCCAGTTAATCAGCAGCCCAAGAAGAACAATGTGATGGCTCGAACAAGGTAGAGAATTTCGTAGTGTTCAAGTATGTATGCAGTGCACCACCATCCCTGGGGACTGGGACTGTCATAATGCTGAGCTGACTTCATACAACAGTAATGATGGCGCTCTCAGGGTCTGGCAGGCCACAGACCCTGTGCGCTgcgttggggagggggtggagtcagggtCAAGGTACAGCCAGGAGAGCAACTGGGGTACCTTGGCAGACTGGCTGATCTTTATTGAAAGCAGGACTAAACCCGAGGTTCAGTCTGATCGACTGCGGCGTTCCTGGTAATCCGAAACACCGTGTAATCCTGTGAATAGGAGATAGCACAATACTGCTTCAAACGAACACCACCCTGATTTAGGGCTTATCTCTGACTTGGCTGGTTTTATCCCAGTCCTTTTGCTGCTCTTTTTGAATTCAAATGCTTCCAAATACCGGTTGACTTAACAAAGGCCTGTGAATGGCCCGTCTGTATGCGTTTTGCCATATATATTTCCTCTGGGCTCTAAACAGCATGACCAAACTTTCTCAGAGCTGCTCACGCTCACAGATAACTGACAATATTTAGTTTGTGTTGCAGGTACTagtaaactgggggggggggaaaagttcACGATTGTAtgtttttgtggatcccattttcTTTTGTCGGTCCACGGtccagtacagtagaacctcactcAGTGAGCATTAATGAGTTGGAACGCCACTGCGTATCAGGGAGGGGTACAGTCATTGAGGATCAGTGAGGGGAACGGTTTGAGTGCCATCACAAGGGTGGCATTTACACCTAGCCAATCTTCAGTGTAGAAGTGAAGACAACTTCAGAATGTTGGTGAAACCTGAATGCTTATTGGCCGATGAGAACGTTGTCTAGTTCACCGTATACTGAATAGAATGGAAACTGTAGGTTAGATTCTCTCTATGTGCTAAGCATCCACCTGATGAGAGATTCTTTGTTGAATCATAAATCATGCCCGAGCGGCAATCATAAATCATGCCCGAGTTCCATCAAGTTTTGTTTGTAAGTAACTTTTTGATGGCTGCAGAACATATCACATTGTTTCTAGTTTATGTTTGGAAGTTCAAAACTGTATAGAAGTCCCAAAGCCCTTTGTTGCTAGCAAGAGATGCAGCAAATGTAACTAGGATGGAATGGAATGTAGGAAAAGTTAACTGGGGTTGTCGATATACACCcttcatcatagtatctgagcatttcCCAAGTCAAAgctggatatcaggaaaaactacTACTTCGAAATATTAGACTGTGGATTAGCTTTCCAAGGGATGTGATGGAAGCCCTGTTGCttgccaaatttaaaaaaaaacaatgaaaatatgGAGCATTGCAGTCAGGATTTACACTGGAAGTGAGGAAGGTGGGATGTGGGAGGTGGCAGACATAGGGACCTATATGTAGTGTTAGTGACTCATGTTGTCAGGGTGGGTGGTTGCTTCAGTGTGCAAAAAAGCTTCAAATTGAGAGAGAGGGCAGCTGTTTGGGGCCAGCTACTGACAGACGCTTTGGAAACTATTCTAGGGAAACTATATCCCTCCCAGACATCTGGCGCAGTGTCCTGCAGTCTGGCTAGTCTGCATCTCGCACACCCCTCAGCTTACTTCACTCTGTGGGATCTTGAGGAACAAAGCCCCACCAGGGAGCTACTCTCCCACACCTCGCCCTGATGACTCAAGCCCTAAGTACATAAAATGCCTATGAAATGGTTAAAGTAGCTTATTTTCGCTAAAAATTACACTGTAATGTCTGTTATGATCTTACTGCAGCTATTGCTCCATAGCCAGTGTCTAACAATTCCTTAACTCTGCTGTGAACTTGCTTCAGTCTCAGCGGAGTAAAAACACTGAAAAAGGTTATGTTGCTCTCTGCTGACTGgtgtaattttttccccttttatcaaATCTCCTTCTCCTGACCTagtcatttttttctcttttgctttATCCACATTATCACTTTTCACCCCTCTGGGTTTCTTATTCTTCCTTAAGAATGTTATAAACACTTGATCTCCCCTCACCAGCCTGTCTCAGCCCTTCTTTGTGGGCGAAAGGGTAATTGAGTCTTGTCAGGCCTTTGCCTCTCTGAGACTTGGCAAGGGTGCTGAGTGGTGGTTGGTTTTCCCTGTGGCAAGCATCTGTCCGCTAAGGACTGGACTGAAAATACCAGCTTGCTTAACCTAGCCCAACAaaccatcagatggtaacaacttaaaatgatttatttgatACTTCGTGTCCAGTAAACAGTCTCCTGCACTGTCCAGTCGTCCTCTTTCTGTCAATAGTGTTCATTCCTTTGCCTCAGTCAGGCCATCTTCCACATCTTTCTCCTGTTTCATTTGCATggctttcttctctctctgctccttcctgaggctcagttagggctggtctacactgggggtgggggatcgatctaagatatgcaacttcagctacgctattcgcgtagctgaagttgaagtatcttagttcgacttacctggccatcctcacggCAGCAAGtcaaccgccgcggctcccccgtcgactccgcttactcctcctgccgaggtggagtacgggcgtcgattcggggattgatttatcgcgtctcgtctagacgcgataaatcgatccccgatagatcgattactacccgccgatccagcgggtagtgtagacgtggccttagacTCTCTAGCTGATTGTAGGATCAGTTACTGACCTTAAGCATCATCGCTTCTTCTAcctccaacattttttttcagGAGTAGAAAGGCCCCTTGTATGCTATGGAAACAGGACCTAAATTCTGCGGCAGGGCCAGGATCCCTTGTTTTCTGCAGCTCACTGGTGCGGCAGATTGGAAAATCTGCAGAAActtttaagtaatttttttttaatggggtttCTTAATGAATTCAGTAAGAAAATGAATAATACAATCAGTGTGGGATTCCACATGCATGCTTTGATAGAAACTTGAATGTGTTTTACTCTTCCCTGCCTTTGTCAATCTTCAGTACATGGCAGACATTTGTATTCCCAATGCCATACATGCTTTGTAAAAAATTGCCAGGAGGGAAGCTGGAAGGTTTGCAGCTGGGGCTTTTTGCACTGGTGGAATTAACTATCATCTTTAggctcgaattaaccctgcacctccCAAACTCTTGAAAGCTGGAAATTTCAGGAAAATGGAACTAATCTTGGGCCCCATCCTACAGTTGCACCATGTGTAGTTAAAAGCCTACCTCTCTGCATTTATACACCCTTGAGGAAACATTGCGTCTCACCACTGAAAAGAACTCACCTCCATTactgtttctgccttctgcatacATTGCTATTGCTCCATTCGTTTAATTTGGTTAGTGTTTTTTAAGATTTTCTCTTCAACTGCTTGGCTAGAAATGCcgtgttttttaaatgaaggccGAGGTTTTGCAGTTCAGTTATGCGGAAGAGGGGTGGTTTGTGTGTTGTATGCAGTAGGTCCCCAAGGAAATTAACCAGCTTTCTTTCCAGGAAGATCCTGAATCTACATTCTGTTATTTAAATCTCATAATGATTAACAATATTAACTTATATTCCGTCTTCATGAGACATCTGATGATTCCAAAAGCCGCTATAAAAtaactaaatataaaatattctagTCCGTTGGGGTTCTTACACTACACCCATCTCCCTGGTATCAATTTAATTATTATGCTAAAAGAAACAGTTTTAAGAAAAATCACTgtgaaaaggagcagtttctaGGTGTCTCCTTATTCCAGTTCCATCTTTACTCCTTTTGCTCTTCCCTCAACATTTGGAGCAGCCTTCCACTTATCCATCAGAAACCTCTCTCCTTCAAACCAAGCCttcaaacccattttttccccccaggagtCCGTAGTGTATGTCTTGCCAAACTACTGGCCAGTATTGGATTATTGTCCTAGGACGGTTTCTGAATGTTGGTATAAGAACTCTTAACCCCCTGGCAGATTTAGTACTATGAATGGCCTGGTAAATCTCTTGGGTTTTAGCTAATGATTTCCTTGTGTAAACATCTCCATTTCAGGGTGGGCAAGGGCTGAGTTCCATAAAGCCAGAGATTCACCCCTTTTGAATATTAGAGGTACTCACGGCCACTGCCTTCTGAGGTCTCCTCATTACATTTGCTTATTGGCTAATGTAATCCCTTTACTACTACCAAAAACATTCAGACATCACAAGCAATTCTAGCGGAACCTGTCCACCAGATGAAACACTAGGGAAGAGTGCACTTCCAAGACACGGCTAGCTCATTCATCTGCGAAAACTGGCCTGACAGCTAACCAGCGACAAAACTTGGTTCCATTTCATTGTAAAACATGAATTCCTGgcatataaattatttttttctaccaCTCTCAACCTAAACAACTTCATGAACAAGACAGGATTGTTCAAAGAAAATGACGTTCTGTGGAATGCGAACGAACGGTCTCTCCGATGACCTGGCTATGTTACGACTTCATCTCAAGTGTTAAATGGTTCTGAGTTTAATTTTGTGCTTAATGGAAAATTTTACTTCTTTCAGGCTGGTTGTTCCCAATAAAGGCTATTCATCACTAGATCAGAGCCCAGATGAAAAGCCACTGGTAGCACTGGATACGGACAGGTATGAAAAGTGTTAATTAACAGTACAATTGTATGTCAGGATCTTGCATTGTGTCTTGCAAGGAGTGTAATGCTGAGTGCCCAGGCCCCTGCTTGCACCACTCATGCTAGTTCTTCTACCGAAGACTACTGTAGCCTTGGGTAAGTCTCTTAATCTGTCTGCCTGTCTCCATAGATGTGAAATGGGTCTGCAGCTATTCACTTTCAGACTTTTTAAAACGGGGGCAGGTGGAGTGCTTTGAAATGTGTTGATGAAAGCTGCTACATACATCTATAAACTTCTCTGTGCATGGAGTTGAGATTCACGATATGGACAAAATAGAGAGGCAAGATGCTAGAGAGAGAACAAGTCTCTTTAACTGTTTCCTTCCCTTTGCTGTATCTTGTCTTCCCCACAGCGATGATGACTTTGACATGTCCAGATATTCCTCTTCAGGATATTCTTCAGCTGAGGTGAGTTACAATCTCTTCTGCCTGCCTTGCCATAGATACTAATTATCGAAGCAAGAATTGAGCCGGGCAAAGAATTTAGCAGCAACACTTTATTccaagattcttttttttttttttttttttttttttaaagatggcagGTGCTTCTCCCCTAGCTGAGCTAACTGGCTTTCTCCACTCATCCATTTGAGATAGACATAATTTTCCCCACAGGATGTTCTCACATGTGATCTTAGCACTGCTGAAGTTTTATCCCATAGTTGTCAGAATTTGCATTCCACGCTGGCAAACCTCCAATACATGGTGCCTTGGCACAACAGATGCAAACATGCTATATTGGAGGCCATGGCAGACTTGATAACCATCCCCCTGACACGTACAAGTGCAGCAAGTCCCTGGGATGCTACAGTAGTGGTTGCTCAGAGCTGTCTATATATAAGGAATGTTGACACGTGCTATGAATATCAGGGTCACTTTGTGCTTTGTGATCAGGCCCCCACAAAATTGGGGCAAGGGAAGATCCAAGAAGAACTTGTATAGAAGTTCTTGCTGCCTCTTCCTTTGGGAAAAAACTGAGAGTTCAGTATTGTTGATTCTTCAACCTTATTTTCTAGTACATTTCAAACATCTGTGGTGAATCAATTGCTCAGCCACTGGTCCATATTTTGCATAACCAACTAATCACATTAAGCTTAGGATGTTGGGCAGCCCATTTTCACATGGAGGCCACTGGAAACTGCTTCTCCTTCAATCCCTTCTTTGGCCAAACCATAATCAAACCTTCAGGAGACAGTTGGGAGCCAGGGTCAAGTCAAGAAATCTGGAATGTATCTGGGTCCCCAAACAAAGCATGCTGTTACAGTAATGCAATCAGATCTGGTCAGCTAAGCAAGGTCAGGCCAGATCAGTATTTGAATCGGAGACCTCAAAGGAACACCTATGGACCACGGGTAATGGTGATGATTTCAGTAGCTCTTCCTTCTGGATCAATGCTAACACAATGCCCCTGCTTGGTGTGAGGTGTTGTGCTGCTGgaggttcatttttttttttttaacaaggtcttgtctacacagggcagttattctggaataaggtagggtgtgaatttaaagcactatAGCTGTGCTGGAATCATGTGGACATTCTTGGTTCGGAATCAGCGTGTCCACATTGGGAGCTGTTTCGATCAATTTCCCTGCGTAGTCAAGATCTGAGATGTAAAAAAGAAGTCCTGATCACACGTGGCCATTAAAGGTCTCACAGcactctttttttaaagtgttgagGACTCAGTCCTGGTGTCCTGGCCCAATTCCAGCTCTCCTTACTGCAAACATCTCCTCAAGTTCCAGTTCGATACAATTTCTTCACTTGCTGGCCTAAGCTGCTGTACATTGCTTTTGTGCATTGTTAAAGAAGAGCTGTTTGTCCCACAACATGGCTGCACTTAGTGATGGCTGCAATAAACCCCTGTGCATAGTTCATGTAACCATTTGTGAAAGGTGCAGTATAAATATTGGCTCCTTATTGCTGCATGAGAAACTCAAACATACTTTTCTAAAGAGTGGTGTACTTGTGAGGCAGTACCTGCCATGTACGCATGTTGGCTTCAGGGATTCACTCTGGCAAGCTCTGAGcaataagccccccccccctttttttaataaagaaacttTTGTTAAAAGCAGGGTTAGGAGGATAGCTCCCTCAGAAACTCTTATTTTAATGGTACATTTTAGAATTAAACTCTGCACTAACGAACCAGAGGGAGCAAACCCCTTGCAAACAGGTGGACCAGAATTGCATTTGGTAGAGTTCTTTCCACTGGCAGCCATCCTCCctctcatccttttttttttttttcttcccttcctccaagaaaaaaaaattagtggctTTGTGCAGCCTCAATTAGCAGCTCTCTCATTGTGTAGAAttccctgcccctgccatgcAGTTTGCCAGGCAGCCTGCCCTGTGCTGGGGCCCACATTTGAAGTCTGAAAGTCAGGAGCTCTTAAAGTAATGCATGAGACTTGATAGGTTCCCGTGGCCACTTATcactctggctatgtctacactaccacagtaagtcaacctaagttacgctactcctaCTACGTAGCTTaagtcgacttactgcggtgtctgcACCGCACTGGGTCGACTGgggacactctcccgtcgactttccttactcttctcgttcggggtggagtaccggggtcgaccggagagcaatctgcggttgatttagcgagtcttcactagacccgctaaatcaacccccgGTGCATCAATCGCCGGAGCGTCGATCcggccgtagtgtagacatagcctctgattgcgtctacactgcagctgctggagtaatttccagctcaaggacACACATCCACACTGACTTTGATCACCGAGCTAGCCCACTAAAAATAGGAGTGTAgcggcagcagcatgggctagccacccgagtatAATCCTGTCCAAGATCCTAGATAATGTACTCAGGCAGCTAACCAAGCCGTCAGCCGTGCTGCTGCGGCTACACCGCTGTCTTTAGCACCCTACCTTGATCAAAGCTAGTAGGTGTATGTCTGCCctagctgggaatcacacctcccactCCAGTGTAGGAGTACCCGGTGAGGCAGGAAAAGCGAGAGGCTTTCAGCAGCAGAAAAGGGGTCTGGAATTGTAACTCTTGGCAGCTGGGAAGGAAGTCTGCTTTGGTCCAGTGGTAGTGGGCGGAGGGCGTTTGGAAGCGTTCCAGGCTTCTTGTTTGGGTTGAGAGGGAATTGAAAGGGGGTGGCACCTGGGGATGCAGCTGGGACTCTGGTGGGATATTTTTCACTGCTGGGATGTTTGGCAGCTGGGAATGGAAGACAAATATGTCACATGTTCAGGAAACATCCTCCCATTCTGCACCATttgcggggggggtgagggggtggagggggaagtctCAAGTATTTGACTGTTTGTCTCTTTGTCTGCAGCAGATCAACCAAGACTTGAACATCCAGCTGCTAAAGGATGGCTATCGGTTAGATGAGATCCCAGACGATGAGGACCTCGACCTAATCCCCCCTAAATCAGTCAACCCCACCTGCATGTGCTGCCAAGCCACCTCCTCCACCGCCTGCCACATCCAGTAATGAGGACGGCAGGCTGTGATCAGTGCTTTCCACTATAACTGTAAAACTTAACAGCCATTGCTTCCTCCTATGGTAGGACGTGCACCTCTTTGTGTTCATGGAGCCAGGAGAAACCAAAACTCCATTTTATGATTGGTTGATGAGTTATTTTAAGCTATGGTTAACAGACATAAGCTGCTCCAAGTGCCGGGCTGgagtctgagcaattggctggtCTGAAAAGCGAATGCAAATGGGTCCAGTGATCCCTGGGTCtgggcaggctctggggatggTTTGTAAGGTGGATGTACTGGATTGAGAAGGATCAGATGTGGCTGCAGTTAATCCTACCCGTCACAACTAATCCAACTGCGAGTTCAACTGAGTCTAAGATGTAAGGTCTTTCTAACCCGGGGAAAGGTCATTTTTTAATTCATTCACTGAAACTGATCAGTTTGTGCCAACCAAAATTGTACCTGAATAGGAACAGAGTGGAGTATTCTAGACTATGGCAGTGCTGCTGGCAAGGATTAATATACCCTGGAAATCAGTTACACACAAACATGTAGGAGGAATTTCATTCTGGGTTAATACCAAACTTGACTTGGACTGTCATGTCACAGATCTGATGTAACCTACTGTTATTTCCATATGAGATTAGCAGCAAACAGATAAAATTCTGTCCACAATCCATCCAGGCCCCTCCTGCAATCAATTTATTCCCAGGAGTAAACATACCATATCCATGAATTCAGTCCAGACATATTTATTGGGTTTTGCCTCCAATGTTTAAGGGGAATTTTGGgggcccagctgctggcaaaAATCACAGTCCTTGTCCATTTAAGTAAAAAATATGTATATACCTAGGAAGAATCATAATGATACAGTCTTAAGGTCAGAACCAAAAAAGCAAGTTGAAGAAAGCACATGGTTTTTACAGTACACAGAGGTTCATGTTATCTTGACTTTGAGCCTCTTCGTGCCTATTGAAGAGATTTACCAACACTGTATGTCTGTGCATTTAGTGTTGCCATATGTTAGCAGGATAGGCAGTTTCCAGCATCAAGAGGATTGAGCAGGTTCCCATCATGAGACGCACGAGGGAAACTGCTGTCATCCCACCTCTGCCCTATTCTGCGCCAGCCTTAGCCTGTGTTAGGGCGGTGGCAGTAGTGAAGGAACAGTTGTGTTTGCACAATGCTGTTCGTGTTCAGGAAACATGCCTCTAAGATCAGCAGATTTACTGCATTGCCAATTCAGGTTTGTTTTTAATGCCAGTGAATTTCCTGAATTACGAACCACATTGGCCTCCTGATATTTCTTTTAAACTTTTGGTGCAAAAGGTGCCCAAGAGTCAGGTGAATGTAGGGCCTGCGCTTATTATGCCATCAGACTAAATTCCTTGACATGAAACATGACTGCATATTCTTCTGCTTTGTCAGGAGGGACAAAAACTACCAACCTTGCTTTTAGTGCTTGCTTCAAGTATTGGTAATGAAAATATTTGAGGAAAACGAAACCATTTTTCCGTTTAAACTTCTTCTGGGAATTCCTTCATAATGCAACACATATGCTTAAATTTCATCTTTCTGGAGTATAAAATCCTTGTGTAAAAGTTAGATGCCGTCAACTAAAtctttaaaaggacactgtcagcTGCTTTTAATAGCTTTAATCATTGTTGGCTTTTACTCTGTGTATGGCAAGATGCAGCATActctagtggtctgagcacaggattAGAGCAcaggggctcctgggttctagagcacaggggctcctgggttctagagcacaggggctcctgggttctagagcacaggggctcctgggttctagagcacaggggctcctgggttctagagCACAGCTCCACCACTCGCttgtgtggccttgagcaagtcactcaaactgtgttttccccatctgtaaaatggcagaaTACTTACCGACCTCACAGGACATTGTGAGGATAAGTTGCCGTTGTTTATAGCACTTTACATCTATAAGTGCTAACTGCCCTTTGCAAATCCTCCGAGACTTTTGGAAACTGAATATTCCCCTATTGATCTTGCCCTTTTTAATCACTTGGCAACTATTGAGGTGGAAGTTTTCCCAAACGTTTCTAGAGAAGCGCAAATCGTCAGCCATCGTGTGCCCACTTCACCTTTGATGCCAGCAGAAATGGTGCTCAGCTTTGGGAATAACTAGGCAGAAGAGGAGCTCTCACAAAATGATATGTGTAGAGACAAGATGGCTTTTGATTCTTGGGAGTAATGAGTGGGGAATGtggccaaatatttttttttaaaaaggtcaaatTTTATACTAAAATtatttgacagtgtccctttaaagggCTGTATTAATACAGGCTTTCAGACTGCTGACTAAAACTTTATAGACTGGGACTACATAGTATAGTATTCATACGAACACCAACATCATCATCATATTCATCCTCTGGGGCAAGCACAGCTGCTCAAACTTTGCCCAACTGGGAGCATTGCCTGTTAGGGGTCTGGTGCCCCAGAGCTCTGCATCTACTTTGTATTTAAATACAATGGCATGGCCTGTGCcagactacaggtcccagcatgcaaacCCTCTGTCCTTATACCGAGCATGTCCTGGTATGCAGATCAAGATGGAGCACTCCATGCTGGGATTAATAGTCTTCATAGGCTGCCCCACCATATTAAAGAAGAGACCTCACCTGCTGATGTGATGACTATTGCCCCAAGTGAGCAGGAACAAATGCTTTTATTTCTTCTGGTTTAAATTTTTTTCGGCCTCCTGCCCCAAATGCATTATTTTAAtagcccaccccactccaccccagcacacacacacacacacacacaccaccttttGGGCAGTGAAATAAGCACATGCTTCCAGTTTAACCCTTTAGGATCTGCGTGAGAGAGATGCTCAGTGTTTGGGGAAGATAGGAGGGAGGTGAAGACTATGTTTAAATATTAATTACACTACAGGTACTTTCATGGTATCTACAAACCATGCTCCATGACGGGCGCTTTCTACAGATTCTACAGAAATCACATGCTGAGTTTGTTTCATTCCCCATTCACAAAGGGGTTTGGTTGCACAAACAGCTGGCTTAGCATGATCAGTACAGATCCATAAAATGGAAACTTTTGGCTTCTCCTCACTCTGTGCTTTGTGTCCATGTATTTCACCAGGGGGATAAACTAGACGGGGTAGAAAGAAAAGCAGTTATCAATGTAGGGTTGGATTCAGGAAATGCATTGAGAAAATGCACATGTGGCTATTATAGAAAGTTGACCAATAATCCTGCTCCACTACGGCTTCTCGTGCAGAATATGAactacttgtttaaaaaaaagaaaaggactctggtgggagtttggggaggggtATTAATCTGAAAAATGGCTAGTTAAGCCTGGCTCTCCCTGCATGGCCTCATGTCCCAGACTTTGGTTCAGTGGATGGCTTCTCTTGCCTCATGCCACTCAAAGGAGTATATTAAACTATACCAACAGTCCCTGGCAATGTACATGGAGATTCTGTAGCGCTGTTTCTCAGCCCCAGGAGACGAGGAAAGAAAAGGGAGGATGTCCCTCACTTTCCACTTCAGCTGGAGAACACATTTATAAAACTGCCAGTGTTCTCATGTCAGCAGACTGCTTGAAAGAGAGCACTTGATATCCCGATGCATCCCTTATTTCAAGGTGACTATAGTCACACTAAACCACAAGGCGTTCTCAAGAAGAGTCTTACTTTATCAAAAGTTCCATCTTCCAATCCCAAACCCTCAAGGGCCACATTACAACTCCACACAGGGCGAAAGCCTGTGTCACCATTAGCTGAAATTATCACGCAGACTCTGTTTGCCTGACAATTTGGAAAATGTTCTTCTATTGACTCTTGGACCCCCACAAATTTATGTCCGCTTGATGCCTCTAAAATCAAAGCCCCTCTGCTTGATGCATATTAGGGTTCTTAATTTTAGTCATCATAAAATAATGGAATTTAATCACATCCCTTCCTGTCTATCAGGTGTTAACTTCCATATTGACTCTAGTATGTGAGACCTCAGCGTACAGATTTGGCTCGCCATCTGGGATGAAGACTGCCCCATTTCCAAAGATTAACACCATAAATAGGGACTCTATATTTCTGCCACACTGGGATGGGCGAGTGACAGTCTCTGTGTGGTGTGTTGCTCCCATTgaaggaatggggggaggggtagctcagtgatttgacctgctaaacccagggttgtgagttcaatccttgagggggccacttagggatctggggcaaaatcagtacttggtcctgctagtgaaagcagagggctggacttgatgacctttcagggtcccttccagttctatgaaataggtatatctccatattaaatatatatatatatatatatatatatatatatatatatatatatatactcaacAAACCCATTGTAAAGTTCTGTCTACCCTCAGTATTTGTGAGTCACCTATACTGATCATCCTTGTATCTAAGCACCTG
Encoded here:
- the FAM219A gene encoding protein FAM219A isoform X2 codes for the protein MMEEIDRFQVPTVRAEMQPLDPTAASISDRDCDTREGETVAMNYKPSPLQVKLEKQRELARKGSLKNGNMGSPVNQQPKKNNVMARTRLVVPNKGYSSLDQSPDEKPLVALDTDSDDDFDMSRYSSSGYSSAEINQDLNIQLLKDGYRLDEIPDDEDLDLIPPKSVNPTCMCCQATSSTACHIQ
- the FAM219A gene encoding protein FAM219A isoform X3, which codes for MMEEIDRFQVPTVRAEMQPLDPTAASISDRDCDTREGETQRELARKGSLKNGNMGSPVNQQPKKNNVMARTRLVVPNKGYSSLDQSPDEKPLVALDTDSDDDFDMSRYSSSGYSSAEQINQDLNIQLLKDGYRLDEIPDDEDLDLIPPKSVNPTCMCCQATSSTACHIQ
- the FAM219A gene encoding protein FAM219A isoform X1, whose protein sequence is MMEEIDRFQVPTVRAEMQPLDPTAASISDRDCDTREGETVAMNYKPSPLQVKLEKQRELARKGSLKNGNMGSPVNQQPKKNNVMARTRLVVPNKGYSSLDQSPDEKPLVALDTDSDDDFDMSRYSSSGYSSAEQINQDLNIQLLKDGYRLDEIPDDEDLDLIPPKSVNPTCMCCQATSSTACHIQ
- the FAM219A gene encoding protein FAM219A isoform X4; translation: MMEEIDRFQVPTVRAEMQPLDPTAASISDRDCDTREGETQRELARKGSLKNGNMGSPVNQQPKKNNVMARTRLVVPNKGYSSLDQSPDEKPLVALDTDSDDDFDMSRYSSSGYSSAEINQDLNIQLLKDGYRLDEIPDDEDLDLIPPKSVNPTCMCCQATSSTACHIQ